In one window of Candidatus Binatia bacterium DNA:
- a CDS encoding membrane protein, giving the protein MITRECGGQRLSSWFGSTLIVLAGLAALHSVVHHGFLNVGFDDPGFVTEVEAVGPWSWQRLWMCFDRFYLYDYVPLPMVSFLLDYQAWGLDPRGYHSTNLLLHLAAALLVQRWATVTLQSAVGGVFAGLVFAIHPVQVEAVAIVAQRKTLLSAVFLLLALLAYRRYVGTKLAVWNALGVAAFAAACLSKSSVVVFPLLLLLYDWLERRQFEWRDKIAYGVVALAAAAVSVYAKLGTVVKAPHGESVWMSALVMSRVWWEYLAALFAPTDLAPAYYYRRSEIAGAMSYVALAALLAFFAIAWLYRERARWTAFCVGWMVVALLPVANIVPIAVVRADRYLYLPMIGFCLWIGSWMVARERAHAKAGRNLLIAAMGMWCAWLAGEGARYAEVFRDDVSARARAVERHPWAAPAHYLLALAWLDRGDVSRAETLARMAVDRDPTFTRAANLLSELEARKGARVPSSGGTSEQ; this is encoded by the coding sequence GTGATTACCCGGGAATGTGGCGGGCAACGACTCAGTAGCTGGTTCGGGAGTACGCTGATCGTACTCGCCGGTCTCGCCGCGTTGCATTCCGTGGTACACCACGGATTCCTTAACGTGGGCTTCGATGACCCGGGCTTTGTCACCGAAGTGGAAGCCGTGGGACCATGGTCGTGGCAGCGCCTCTGGATGTGTTTCGACCGCTTTTACCTGTACGACTATGTGCCGCTACCCATGGTGTCGTTCTTGTTGGACTATCAGGCATGGGGGCTCGACCCGCGCGGTTACCATTCGACGAATTTGCTGCTGCACCTTGCGGCCGCACTGCTCGTTCAGCGATGGGCTACGGTAACCTTGCAAAGCGCTGTAGGCGGCGTGTTTGCCGGGCTGGTGTTTGCCATTCATCCGGTCCAGGTGGAGGCCGTTGCCATCGTCGCTCAGCGCAAGACTCTGTTGTCTGCGGTATTCTTATTGCTCGCCCTGCTCGCCTACCGCCGGTACGTGGGCACGAAACTCGCCGTCTGGAATGCCTTGGGTGTGGCTGCCTTCGCGGCGGCATGCCTATCCAAGTCCAGCGTGGTCGTGTTTCCGCTGCTGTTGTTGTTGTACGACTGGCTGGAGCGGCGTCAGTTCGAGTGGCGGGACAAGATCGCGTACGGCGTGGTGGCGCTCGCAGCCGCGGCCGTGAGTGTTTACGCCAAGCTCGGGACCGTGGTGAAAGCCCCGCACGGAGAGAGTGTATGGATGTCCGCACTGGTGATGAGCCGAGTGTGGTGGGAATACCTGGCGGCGCTGTTCGCTCCGACCGATCTTGCGCCGGCCTACTACTATCGCCGCAGCGAAATTGCCGGTGCGATGAGCTACGTGGCGCTCGCAGCTCTGCTGGCGTTTTTCGCGATCGCGTGGCTGTACCGCGAGCGGGCGCGATGGACGGCATTTTGTGTCGGCTGGATGGTGGTGGCGTTGTTGCCGGTCGCCAACATCGTGCCGATCGCGGTGGTGCGGGCGGACCGTTATCTCTATCTGCCCATGATAGGATTTTGCTTGTGGATCGGCTCCTGGATGGTTGCGCGGGAACGTGCTCATGCCAAGGCGGGACGCAACCTGCTCATTGCCGCGATGGGAATGTGGTGTGCCTGGCTTGCTGGGGAAGGCGCGCGGTACGCCGAAGTGTTCCGGGACGATGTGAGCGCGCGAGCGCGTGCGGTCGAGCGGCACCCGTGGGCAGCCCCGGCGCACTACTTGCTGGCTTTGGCGTGGCTCGATCGCGGCGATGTTTCGCGCGCCGAGACGTTGGCGCGCATGGCTGTGGACCGCGATCCCACATTCACGCGAGCCGCCAATTTGTTGTCCGAGCTGGAGGCGAGAAAGGGAGCGCGGGTGCCGAGCTCCGGGGGGACCAGCGAACAATGA
- a CDS encoding hydrolase: MPHVDVGDGISLYYELYDFTPPWKPGRSPVVFLHGLGGDRRQWLFQVPWFSGSYPTVVLDLRGHGLSSRPATDFTVADMARDVIRLTRNLGIERAHFVGLSMGGVVAQQIAFDFPLVVASLVLADTFGRLPEAAREMARLALERMEGQSMPEIARERITNAFSEGVDVAMREYMIEQVAKNDRTAYLRAARATFEFDGSEHLPKVRCPALVVVGREDRVTPLPLAEDLAQRIAGAKLVVIEKAGHISNIENPSAFNHVVLDFLGQLPS; the protein is encoded by the coding sequence ATGCCGCACGTCGACGTTGGTGATGGGATTTCGTTGTACTACGAGCTCTACGACTTCACGCCGCCCTGGAAACCAGGTCGGTCACCAGTGGTGTTTTTGCACGGTCTCGGCGGCGACCGGCGCCAGTGGCTTTTCCAAGTGCCCTGGTTCAGCGGTTCGTACCCGACGGTGGTCCTCGACTTGCGCGGCCACGGACTATCCTCTCGGCCGGCTACTGACTTTACCGTTGCGGACATGGCCCGCGACGTCATCCGGCTGACGCGCAACCTAGGCATCGAACGGGCGCATTTCGTCGGCCTCTCTATGGGGGGAGTCGTTGCCCAGCAAATCGCGTTCGATTTTCCGCTGGTCGTTGCCTCGCTGGTGCTGGCGGACACGTTTGGCCGCCTGCCCGAGGCAGCGCGAGAGATGGCTCGCTTGGCACTCGAGCGCATGGAGGGCCAAAGCATGCCCGAGATTGCGCGCGAGCGCATCACCAATGCGTTTTCCGAAGGCGTGGACGTCGCCATGCGCGAGTACATGATCGAGCAGGTGGCAAAAAACGATCGGACCGCTTACCTGCGGGCAGCACGTGCGACCTTCGAGTTCGATGGGAGCGAGCATTTGCCTAAGGTTCGCTGCCCGGCTCTCGTCGTCGTCGGTCGGGAGGACCGTGTGACCCCGCTTCCCTTGGCAGAAGATTTGGCCCAGCGGATTGCAGGAGCGAAACTCGTGGTGATCGAAAAGGCCGGCCACATCTCGAACATCGAAAATCCCTCCGCCTTCAACCACGTGGTGCTCGACTTCCTCGGGCAATTGCCGAGCTAG
- a CDS encoding thiolase, which yields MHSLRGKACIVGLGITPQGKVFHTNHVGFAVEAVQLALADAGLSKNDIDGLLLNPGLSWGEASMGSFQLQQALGLKNLTLSATMNLGGATAGAMVAHAAEAIANGRCSTVACVFSDAPLKPPKRPQTSIQERPSGSANTYAFARGFEAAYGFFGIPAQYAMIARRYMHVYGLTQDHLGAVAVAQRQWANRNPLAQYYDRPLTLSEYHASRWIVEPFHLYDCCLVSNGGLAVILTSAERARDLRQPPVYVLGVGQGHPGGDPVDTLSTGAPLAARQALSMAGISLAEVNVVELYDCYTFTVIVSLEDYGFVGKGEAGPFVAAGHTAPGGRLPVNTGGGQLSSFYMWGMTPLSEAVIQLRGQGGARQVPDATVALVSGNGGVLSTHSTTILGRER from the coding sequence ATGCATTCGTTACGCGGCAAAGCATGCATTGTAGGCCTCGGGATTACCCCCCAAGGCAAGGTATTCCACACCAACCATGTGGGTTTCGCCGTGGAAGCCGTGCAGCTTGCCTTGGCCGATGCGGGCTTGAGCAAGAACGACATTGACGGCCTGCTGCTGAATCCAGGTTTGAGTTGGGGTGAGGCGAGCATGGGCTCATTCCAACTGCAGCAGGCACTGGGGCTGAAGAACCTGACTCTCTCAGCAACCATGAATCTCGGCGGGGCGACTGCCGGCGCAATGGTGGCGCATGCGGCAGAAGCGATCGCTAATGGCCGTTGCTCCACAGTGGCGTGCGTGTTTTCCGATGCGCCGCTCAAGCCGCCGAAGCGACCACAGACCTCGATCCAAGAACGGCCGTCGGGCTCAGCGAATACATACGCGTTTGCGCGCGGCTTCGAGGCTGCCTACGGCTTTTTCGGTATCCCGGCCCAGTACGCCATGATCGCGCGGCGGTACATGCACGTTTATGGCCTCACCCAGGATCACCTCGGCGCTGTGGCCGTCGCCCAGCGCCAGTGGGCGAATCGCAACCCACTGGCGCAGTACTACGACCGGCCGCTGACACTCTCGGAGTACCACGCGTCCCGCTGGATCGTCGAACCGTTCCATTTGTACGACTGCTGCCTGGTCTCCAACGGCGGCCTGGCGGTTATTTTAACGAGCGCGGAGCGCGCCCGAGATTTGCGCCAGCCACCGGTATATGTACTGGGCGTCGGCCAAGGTCATCCGGGCGGCGATCCGGTGGACACGCTATCCACGGGCGCGCCACTCGCAGCCCGACAGGCGCTTTCGATGGCCGGAATCAGCCTGGCGGAAGTGAACGTGGTGGAGCTTTACGATTGCTACACTTTCACGGTCATTGTTTCACTCGAGGACTACGGCTTCGTGGGAAAAGGCGAAGCTGGACCGTTTGTTGCGGCGGGACACACTGCCCCGGGGGGCCGACTCCCGGTGAATACGGGCGGCGGCCAACTTTCCTCCTTTTATATGTGGGGCATGACGCCGCTGTCGGAGGCCGTGATCCAGCTGCGTGGCCAAGGTGGCGCCCGCCAGGTGCCGGATGCCACCGTTGCCTTGGTCAGCGGCAATGGCGGGGTGTTGTCCACGCACTCTACGACAATCCTCGGCAGGGAGCGTTGA
- the glyQS gene encoding glycine--tRNA ligase, whose translation MDRPVTMEKIVNLAKRRGFAFQSSEIYGGLASCWDYGPIGVELKRNVKEAWWRDMVMRRADIVGIDCSILMHPRVWEASGHVAGFTDPLVDCKLCKERFRADKLMDAQCPRKPSKHPGECEGELTEARQFNLMFKTFMGPVEDTASVVFMRPETAQGIFVNFLNVLHTSRQKIPFGIAQIGKSFRNEITPGNFLFRTREFEQMEMEFFVRPGEDEQWYDYWREERLNWYAKYGIRREHLRLREHERDELAHYAKACVDVEYHFPFGWAELEGIANRTDFDLRRHAEYSGKDLSYYDEETKERFYPYVIEPAAGADRATLAFLVDAYDEDVADGEPRVVLRFHPRIAPVKVAVFPLLRKEGQPERAMEIADLLRQHFTVQYDQSGSIGRRYRRQDEIGTPFGVTVDHQTMQDNTVTLRDRDTMQQERIPVDRLVEELKRRIEV comes from the coding sequence ATGGACCGGCCCGTCACGATGGAGAAAATTGTCAATCTCGCGAAGCGGCGAGGTTTTGCGTTTCAGTCGAGCGAGATTTACGGGGGCCTGGCGAGCTGTTGGGACTATGGTCCGATCGGCGTCGAGCTCAAGCGCAACGTGAAAGAAGCGTGGTGGCGCGACATGGTGATGCGGCGCGCGGACATCGTGGGGATCGATTGTTCCATCCTCATGCACCCGCGCGTATGGGAGGCCTCGGGGCACGTTGCGGGGTTCACGGATCCGCTGGTGGACTGCAAGCTATGCAAGGAGCGCTTTCGGGCCGATAAGCTCATGGACGCGCAATGTCCCCGCAAACCCTCGAAGCATCCGGGCGAATGCGAGGGAGAACTGACCGAGGCGCGGCAGTTCAACCTAATGTTCAAGACTTTCATGGGCCCAGTGGAGGACACGGCGAGCGTCGTGTTCATGCGGCCGGAGACGGCACAGGGGATTTTCGTCAACTTTCTCAACGTTTTGCACACGTCGCGCCAGAAAATTCCCTTTGGCATTGCCCAGATCGGTAAGTCGTTCCGTAACGAAATCACTCCCGGGAATTTTCTCTTTCGCACGCGCGAGTTCGAGCAGATGGAAATGGAATTTTTCGTGCGGCCAGGTGAAGACGAGCAGTGGTACGACTACTGGCGCGAGGAGCGTTTGAACTGGTACGCCAAGTACGGAATCCGGCGCGAGCACCTGCGGCTGCGCGAACACGAACGTGACGAATTGGCGCACTACGCGAAGGCCTGCGTGGACGTGGAGTACCATTTTCCCTTTGGCTGGGCTGAGCTGGAGGGGATTGCAAACCGCACGGACTTCGATTTGCGCCGGCATGCAGAGTACAGCGGGAAAGACTTAAGCTACTACGACGAGGAAACGAAAGAGCGTTTTTATCCGTACGTGATCGAACCGGCGGCGGGGGCGGACCGAGCCACGCTGGCCTTTCTCGTAGATGCTTACGATGAGGACGTGGCTGACGGTGAACCGCGGGTGGTGTTGCGCTTCCATCCGCGCATCGCGCCGGTAAAAGTGGCCGTGTTTCCTTTGCTGCGCAAAGAGGGGCAACCGGAACGGGCCATGGAAATTGCGGATCTCTTGCGCCAGCACTTCACGGTGCAGTACGACCAGTCGGGCTCCATTGGCCGGCGCTACCGGCGCCAAGACGAAATTGGGACGCCCTTCGGTGTGACTGTAGATCACCAAACCATGCAGGATAACACCGTGACCTTGCGCGATCGTGACACCATGCAGCAGGAGCGCATTCCTGTGGATCGGTTGGTGGAAGAACTCAAGAGGCGGATCGAGGTATGA
- a CDS encoding phosphorylase, giving the protein MVHRICRRGQALTAERASCPHVREAGGATRARSEGARYAWIATLVLPALLGGCGDDGEAARRAPIAVVSALPAEMAPIVARVQVAESRVVERWRLRRGQLGAREVVLLVTGVGMVNAENAMQVLLEQFEVSGVVVSGVAGSRERIGDVVVPGVWRLPDGSEFPVEGRWLTVARSLGERSQLAFDECTEIPDRPTAPPVCLGRQPALIVGGAGSTNDPFGGRAAPCERGGGEVLGCDVDPLEPIPGTAGLRMQPQGGGFTRLAEQPVVTDMETAVIARAALQRGLPFIAFRAVSDGAGDPLGLPGFPAQFFVYYRLAARNAAAATLAFLDALAE; this is encoded by the coding sequence ATGGTACATCGAATTTGCCGCAGGGGTCAGGCCTTGACGGCGGAGCGCGCCTCCTGCCCCCACGTCCGCGAGGCCGGTGGTGCCACCAGGGCGCGCAGCGAAGGTGCGAGATACGCGTGGATTGCGACGCTCGTGCTGCCCGCGTTGCTTGGAGGCTGCGGAGATGACGGCGAAGCGGCGCGGCGCGCGCCGATCGCTGTTGTTTCGGCCCTTCCGGCGGAGATGGCCCCGATTGTCGCGCGGGTACAGGTGGCGGAGTCGCGAGTGGTCGAGCGCTGGCGCTTGCGTCGCGGTCAATTGGGTGCACGGGAGGTCGTTCTGCTCGTTACCGGCGTGGGCATGGTCAACGCGGAGAACGCCATGCAGGTGCTATTGGAGCAATTCGAAGTTAGCGGCGTGGTTGTTTCCGGCGTAGCGGGCAGCCGGGAACGCATCGGCGATGTCGTGGTGCCTGGGGTGTGGCGCTTGCCGGACGGGAGTGAATTTCCGGTAGAGGGCCGCTGGTTGACTGTTGCCCGCAGCCTCGGGGAGCGATCGCAGTTGGCTTTCGACGAGTGCACCGAAATCCCCGATCGTCCTACGGCCCCTCCTGTCTGCCTCGGCAGGCAACCGGCGTTGATTGTTGGAGGTGCGGGGAGCACGAACGATCCTTTTGGCGGTCGAGCGGCTCCGTGTGAGCGCGGGGGCGGTGAAGTGTTGGGCTGCGACGTAGACCCCTTGGAGCCGATCCCGGGCACTGCCGGGTTGCGAATGCAACCGCAAGGTGGAGGTTTTACGCGCTTGGCCGAGCAGCCAGTAGTTACCGACATGGAAACCGCCGTGATTGCCCGAGCTGCGCTGCAACGGGGGCTTCCCTTTATTGCCTTCCGTGCAGTTTCCGACGGTGCCGGAGATCCGCTCGGGCTCCCAGGGTTTCCTGCGCAATTCTTCGTATACTATCGGCTCGCCGCGCGGAACGCCGCTGCGGCCACTTTGGCATTCCTCGACGCATTAGCGGAGTGA
- a CDS encoding sodium transporter: protein MLDLTIVLLFVAYSVGAGLRARARASEGLEEYFLAGRTLPGWKAGISMAATQYAADTPLLVAGLIATSGVFSLWRLWIYGIAFFVLGYILGPCWRRAGVLTDAELVELRYSGRGVAALRVLKALYFGTLINCTVLAMVLAAATRIAEAFLPWHVWLPGLLYDPWRVAITRAGFEIASGVSGLDPATATANNVLSLALILLFVTLYSTTGGLRSVVATDVVQFATAMIATAIYAAVIVAKAGGWGSLVTRLVHLYGEPRTADLLALTPPSEVLGPFLLLIALQWLFQMNSDGSGYLAQRAMGCRSDHDTVVAGLVFSWAQIVVRSLLWLPIGVALLVVYPMEPSAVTDELAAAREYTFVAGVRDTLPLGIRGLMLTGLLAALASTVDTHLNWGASYWANDLYLGIVQRRWLRREPHPRELVWVARLSNLVIVATALAIMVQLGSIQTAWRLSLLFGAGIGSVLLLRWFWERINLAAEVAAVAASMVTAPVVIFWAEPNFGLSDGGKLAAMALISTGIIVLVALWSTPTNPDVLLRFYQRVHPPGWWPRTAHAAGEPRSAPVKRLLHGLRAVAASSVALYLALGGGVRLLLPPPGAPRWPGMIALAGSAAIVFFGRRWVAVMLRDVRD from the coding sequence ATGTTGGACCTAACTATAGTCCTCCTCTTCGTTGCGTATAGCGTCGGGGCTGGTCTTCGGGCCCGGGCTCGAGCTTCAGAAGGGCTAGAAGAATACTTCCTCGCGGGCCGTACGCTACCGGGCTGGAAGGCTGGGATTTCCATGGCAGCCACACAGTATGCTGCAGACACGCCCTTGTTAGTGGCCGGTTTGATTGCCACGAGCGGCGTGTTCTCTCTTTGGCGCTTGTGGATTTACGGCATCGCGTTCTTCGTTCTAGGGTACATTCTAGGGCCTTGCTGGCGGCGCGCCGGAGTCCTGACCGACGCCGAGCTCGTAGAGCTCCGCTATAGCGGCCGCGGTGTCGCGGCTTTACGGGTGCTCAAAGCTCTTTACTTCGGCACGCTGATCAACTGCACCGTGCTCGCCATGGTTTTGGCAGCAGCCACGCGGATCGCCGAGGCATTCCTGCCTTGGCACGTGTGGCTGCCGGGGTTGCTTTACGATCCTTGGCGAGTGGCAATCACCCGTGCGGGCTTCGAGATTGCCTCCGGTGTCAGTGGTCTCGATCCGGCGACCGCCACGGCAAACAACGTGTTGAGCTTGGCCCTAATTCTGCTGTTCGTGACCCTCTATTCGACCACCGGCGGGTTGCGCAGCGTTGTGGCCACAGACGTCGTACAGTTCGCAACCGCAATGATTGCAACGGCGATTTACGCGGCGGTCATTGTCGCCAAAGCTGGGGGCTGGGGCAGCCTCGTCACCCGCCTGGTGCACCTCTACGGCGAACCCCGTACCGCGGACTTACTTGCCCTGACACCCCCAAGCGAAGTGCTCGGTCCGTTCCTGCTGCTCATCGCGCTGCAGTGGTTGTTCCAGATGAACAGCGACGGATCCGGGTACCTGGCGCAGCGAGCGATGGGTTGTCGAAGCGACCACGACACAGTCGTTGCCGGACTGGTCTTCTCCTGGGCACAAATTGTTGTCCGCAGCTTGCTGTGGCTTCCGATCGGTGTGGCGCTGCTGGTGGTGTACCCCATGGAGCCCTCCGCGGTCACGGACGAGCTAGCCGCGGCCCGAGAGTACACGTTCGTGGCTGGCGTGCGCGACACACTGCCCTTGGGGATTCGCGGCCTGATGCTCACCGGTTTGCTTGCGGCGCTTGCTTCCACGGTGGACACGCACCTCAATTGGGGTGCAAGCTATTGGGCCAACGATTTGTACCTGGGTATCGTGCAGCGGCGCTGGCTGCGCCGCGAGCCTCACCCGCGCGAGCTTGTTTGGGTGGCCCGTTTGTCGAACCTCGTCATCGTGGCAACGGCTCTCGCCATCATGGTGCAGCTTGGTTCGATCCAAACTGCCTGGCGGCTGAGCTTGCTCTTTGGCGCGGGTATTGGCTCTGTGCTGCTGTTGCGCTGGTTTTGGGAGCGGATCAACCTGGCAGCCGAAGTCGCGGCCGTTGCGGCATCGATGGTCACTGCTCCCGTGGTGATCTTCTGGGCAGAGCCCAACTTTGGCCTGAGTGACGGGGGCAAACTCGCAGCCATGGCGTTGATTTCGACGGGCATAATCGTGCTGGTGGCACTTTGGTCCACGCCAACCAACCCCGACGTCCTCTTGCGCTTTTACCAGCGAGTGCACCCGCCTGGCTGGTGGCCGCGCACCGCGCATGCGGCGGGCGAGCCACGCTCGGCCCCGGTGAAGCGGCTCTTGCACGGTTTGCGCGCCGTGGCAGCGAGTAGTGTTGCGCTTTATTTGGCTCTGGGCGGCGGCGTACGCTTGCTCCTTCCACCTCCCGGGGCACCACGCTGGCCGGGCATGATCGCGTTAGCCGGCTCTGCGGCAATTGTGTTTTTCGGCCGCCGATGGGTGGCCGTAATGCTGAGGGACGTGCGCGACTAA
- the pilD gene encoding type 4 prepilin-like proteins leader peptide-processing enzyme, whose amino-acid sequence MNDPWLLGLAFVVGSAVGSFLNVCIARLPQGKSIVFPPSACPHCGTPIRPWDNVPILSFLWLRGRCRACGKPISWRYPLVEFLTGALCVANVVSFGVTAWAVVASALTAALVVVTFIDLDHQIIPDVVSLPGIGIGLATALAGWGPSLLDRVVGVLLGGGLLWAVAVFYEWVRNQEGMGGGDIKLLAMIGAFLGWRGVLVTLLVGSLTGALVGGGRIALRRADPGVPIPFGPFLALGAVVALYWGEAVMAWYIEFAAGVRP is encoded by the coding sequence ATGAACGATCCCTGGTTGCTGGGGCTGGCGTTTGTGGTGGGCAGCGCCGTGGGCAGTTTTTTGAACGTGTGCATTGCACGCCTGCCGCAAGGCAAGTCGATCGTGTTCCCGCCTTCGGCTTGTCCGCACTGTGGGACACCGATTCGCCCTTGGGATAACGTGCCCATTTTGAGTTTTCTCTGGCTGCGCGGGCGCTGCCGCGCGTGTGGGAAACCAATTTCCTGGCGCTATCCGCTGGTGGAATTCCTGACAGGTGCCCTGTGTGTGGCCAACGTTGTCTCGTTCGGAGTCACCGCTTGGGCGGTCGTGGCCTCCGCTCTGACGGCAGCACTGGTAGTCGTGACCTTTATTGACCTGGATCACCAAATCATTCCCGATGTCGTGAGCCTTCCCGGCATTGGGATCGGGCTCGCGACCGCCTTGGCCGGTTGGGGCCCGAGTTTGCTCGATCGCGTCGTGGGTGTGCTTTTGGGTGGTGGACTCTTGTGGGCTGTGGCGGTGTTTTACGAGTGGGTGCGCAACCAGGAGGGCATGGGCGGTGGAGACATCAAGCTTTTGGCGATGATTGGGGCGTTTTTGGGCTGGCGCGGCGTACTGGTGACGCTGCTCGTGGGTTCGCTCACCGGGGCGCTTGTCGGGGGTGGACGCATCGCTTTGCGACGTGCCGATCCCGGGGTGCCTATTCCGTTCGGCCCGTTTCTGGCGCTGGGTGCGGTGGTGGCTCTCTATTGGGGTGAGGCCGTGATGGCATGGTACATCGAATTTGCCGCAGGGGTCAGGCCTTGA